CAAACTTTCTGCGTACGGCCGCGCACATCCTCGGCCGCGGCGCGGTCTTCATCGTCGGCGTCGATCTGGAAAAATCGCCGGAGACGCTGCACGCCGCCTACAACGACGCTGCGGGCGTCACCGCCCGCTTCAACCTGAACATGCTGACGCGGCTGCAGCGCGAACTCGGCGCCACGCTCGACCCGGCCGCCTTCCGCCACCACGCGTTCTACAACGCAAGCGAGTGCCGGATCGAGATGCATCTCGTCGCGACCCGGGCGCAGACGGTGCGCGTGGACGGCTGCGTGTTCGAATTCGAACACGGCGAGACGATCCACACCGAGAACAGTTACAAGTACACCACGGCGCGCTTTGCCGCGCTTGCCGCCGGCGCGGGCTGGCAGGTCGAAGCGAGCTGGACCGATCCGCAGGGGCTGATGTCGGTGCAGCTGCTGCGGCACGGCTGACCCGCCCCGCGCGCCGGACTCGCCGCCAGCGGAGCACCCGACATGGCCGAACCGAAGAAGCCCTCGAGCTGGTGGCAGACGCTGCCGGGCGTACTGACGGCACTCGCCGCCGCCGTCACCGCAATCACCGGCCTGGTCGCGCTGCTGTTCCAGTACGGCGTGCTCGGCGGCAAAGCCCCGCCCGGCGCGCCGCCGAGCGGGGTAGCAGCAACGCCGTCGCCGAATCAAGGTGCCACGGCCAGCGCAGCGCTCCCGGCGCCGGCAACGGCCCGCGCCTGGTCCGATGCGACGGCCGTCGTGCTTCACCGCGACGGCACCCTGACCCGCTTTCGCGCCGGCTCGTTCAGCAATTGCATATCGGTCGCTCACGACATTCCGCTCGACTCGGGGCAATCCGTCCCGTTCGAGCGGATGGCCGGTTTCGACGTGCTTCACGCCGACGACCACGCGTCGCCGAATGCCAAGGCCAGACTCAAGATCGAACTCGTCGACGGCACCGTGCTGTCGGGAACGGCCGATGCGAACTGCGACCTGTTCGGCTACAACGAGGTCGGGCGATTCAGCACCTATTACGACCGGATCCGCAGCGTGCGCTTCGAACGCTGATGCGGAAGCGTCGCGCGATCGTCACACCGGCTGGCGCAAGGCCTTACAATCGCAGCTGAACCACTACTCCGGCCAGGCCATGGATTACTTTCCGCTTTTCCTCAATCTCCGGCGCCAGCGCTGCCTGATCGTCGGCGGCGGCGACGTCGCGCTGCGAAAGGCGCGTCTGCTGCTCGCCGCCGGCGCCGAACTGATCGTCGTCTCACCCGACCTCGCCGACGAACTGGCCGCGCTGCGCGACCGTGGCGAGATCACCCATGCGCAACGCGAATTCGACCAGGCCGACATCGACGGGATGCGGCTGGTGATCGCGGCGACCGACGACGAAGCCGTCAACGCGCAGGTGCACGCCGAGTGCGAGGCCCGCAACGTCCTCGTCAACGTCGTCGACACCCCGGAGAAGTGCCGCTTCATCGTCCCGTCGATCATCGACCGCGCGCCGCTGATGGTCGCGATCTCGACCGGCGGCGCCGCACCGGTGCTCGCCCGCCAGCTGCGCGCACGCATCGAAGCGACGCTGCCGCACGGCTATGGCGTACTTGCAAGGCTGGCCGGCGCGCTGCGCGAACGGGTCAAGACCCGTTTCGGCGACGAACGCGCCCGCCGGCGCTTCTGGGAAACCGCCCTCGAAGGGCCTGCGGCCGAAAAGGCGCTGGCCGGCAACGAGGCCGGCGCAATGGCCGAGCTCGAACAGCGCCTCGCGCATAGCGACGCCGCCGCGCTGCAGCGCGGTGCGGTCTACCTCGTAGGTGCCGGCCCCGGCAATCCGGACCTGCTGACCTTCCGCGCGCTGCGGCTGATGCAGCAGGCCGACGTCGTGCTCTACGACAACCTCGTCGCCCCCGCGATCATCGAACTCGTCCGCCGCGATGCCGAGCGGATCTACGTCGGCAAGAAATCGAACAACCACGCGCTGCCGCAGGAAGACATCAACCGGCTGCTGGTCAAACTGGCACTCGACGGCAAGACGGTGCTGCGGCTCAAGGGCGGCGACCCGTTCATCTTCGGCCGCGGCGGCGAGGAAATCGAGGAACTGGCGGCCGCCGGCGTCGACTTCGAGGTCGTTCCCGGCATCACCTCGGCGTCCGGCGCGTCGTGCTACGCCGGCATCCCGCTGACCCACCGCGATCACGCCCAGTCGGTGACCTTCGTCACCGGCCACCGTCGCGGCGACGCGATCGAGCTCGACTGGCCGAGGCTGGTCAGCCCTTCGGAAACCGTGGTGATCTACATGGGCGTGAAGCAGGCACCGCACATCTGCGAGCAGCTGATCGCCCACGGCCGCGATGCCGGCACCCCGGCCGCCATCGTCGAGAAGGCGACGACGGCCGAGCAGCGCGTGCTCACCGGCACGCTGGCGAGCCTGCCGGCACTGATAACCCGGCACGGCATCAAGCCACCGGCGCTGATCATCGTCGGCTCGGTCGTGAGCCTGCACGGCAAGCTGGGCTGGCGCGCCCCTTCGGCCTAGCAACTGTTCAAGCCCGGTTCAGTCAGACAATAAAACAGCGGCTTGGTACGGCCTTCCCGCCGGCGGGTTTTCGGGAAGAAAAGCTACGACTCCCACTCCGGCGATCGGATGGCGACCTTCAGCGGATGGCAGGCAAAAGCCCCGCGCCTTGAGGGGCGCGGGGCTGTTGACGCAGGCAATCGGCTCGACCGGGTGATGGCCTGCACCACCCGCTGACGGCTCATCCGGCAGGATATGCCTGGGTTGATGGCGCCCTGCCCGTGCTACCTGCACGCCCCCTTGTTGCTCCAGAGCGATGGCGTCGTCGCCGGCGCCCAGCCTGCCCCGACATGGGCCACGTGCGATACCGTGGCCTGGTAGCGGACGCCGCCGTATTCGACCAGCGTACCGACCTGATACGCGCTGCCTTCCTGCCACGGTGCCGGACAACTTCCGCCGGACGGCGTCGGCGTCGGCGTCGGAGTCGGAGTCGGAGTCGGCGTCGGCGTCGGCGTCGGCGTCGGCGTCGGAGTCGGAGTCGGAGTCGGAGTCGGAGTCGGAGTCGGAGTCGGAGTCGGAGTCGGAGTCGGAGTCGGAGTCGGAGTCGGAGTCGGAGTCGGAGTCGGCGATGGTGCTGGCGTGGGCACCGTGCTGCAAGTCCCCAGATCCTTCCACGGTTTGCCTTCGCCGGCATTGCCCGCCGGATTTTCGTTCTGCGTCCACCACTTGGCCGAATAGCTGCGCCCGTTGTAACTCACCGTGGCCCCGCCGTTGTACGCGGTGCCGGCCACCCAGGCCGGTGCGGTGCAAGCCGATGGCGTAGGCGTAGGCGTAGGCGTAGGCGTAGGCGTAGGCGTAGGCGTAGGCGTAGGCGTAGGCGTAGGCGTAGGCGTAGGCGTAGGCGTAGGCGTAGGCGTAGCAGTGTATTTTGGCTGCTGCCACAGTCCTGCCACGGCAATCATCGACAGCAGGCGGATCGAGTCCGAATAGTATTCGTTGACCGGCGCCGCCGCGATGCGCGTCCACAAGGCGTTGAGCCAGGCCTGGTTGCCACTCTCGATGGTGGCGCTCACCGCAAACGGCGCCGCAAACGCCATCTGGAAGTACGGGTTCAGCGCGGTGCCGTCCAGCGTGTAGCCGCCGTAAATCCGGCCCGGATCGCCGCCGGTTGCCGTGGTACTGACCCAGCGGTTCAGCGCCTGCAGCAAGGGCAGCGCGCGCGTGTCGCCATTGATCAGGTAATCCAGACTCAGGCGCCAGGGCACGCGGCAGTTGTTCCAGCTGTAATTGCCGTCGTTGGCCCCTTCCAGGAAGCCGGCGGGCGCCGGCCTGTAATCCCCCCCCTGCTTGACGATGAAATCGGGCAGCAAGCCGGTGTTCGGCCCGTGAGCGCGGAACACCGAATCGGCAATGGCGTAGCTCTTGTCGAGCACCGAGCGCCACCGGGCATCGCCGGTTGCCTCGTGAAACGCGCGCAGGTGGTTGAACATCAGGTCCGAACCACGCAGGCCCTTGCCATAGGTCGCATCGGCGTCGCTGACCCAGTCACCGAGCTTGAGCGTCCATTCGGACTGGTTGACCACCTTGTCCATCAGCGCGTTGATGGTCTTGAGGGCTTCGTCGCGATAGTTGATTGCCCCGCCCGAGCCCCAGATCCGGTCGGCCAGCAGCAAGGCATAGGCCGCGTCGAGATCGCCGTCGGTCGCCGAACTCTGGCCGTCGGTATCGACCAGCCGGTTGCCCGACAGCGACTGCGCCCAAGCCATCAGCCACGGGCTGTTGAGCGTCGGGTGGGCACGGTAATAGCGGAACAGCGCGTCGAACGTGGCCCTGGCCTGCGGGTCCCGCGCCGCCATGTGCGTCACCGCCAGCATGCCGAACCCCTGTCCTTCCGACACCACCTGCTTGCCGGTGTCGGCGCCGAACCAGACATAGAGCCGGCCGCCGTCCTGCGGGTCCTGGCGCAGATAGCGCGCCTTCCAGGCCGAATAGGCGGTGTCGACCTGATTGAGCATCTGGTACTGATCGACCACGGCGGGCGTGATCGTGCCCGCTACGTAAGCCAGCGCAGGGCTGGCCGGGAACAGCGCGAACTGGCCCACGGCCAGCATCAGGACAACGGTTCTTTTCAGGCGGGGTAACACCGGATGCGCTCCTCTCGACACGTTTGCCGCGCCCGGTGACCGCACCGGCGCAAGCAAATCAGATTTTGGAAAGCACATTGTCAGTGAACTGGAAAACGGCTCGCGGACCAGACCGACTTCCGTCGGCTTTTGCAGGATGGCCGGGGGCGGTGTCGTTTTTTGCACCGGCGTCGCCATCGCCACACGCCGACGGCACCCGGCCATGGCGTCCCGGCGGGACGGCCTTAAAAGCGGAGATCAGCGAAAGGAAATCAGCAGGTTTCCGGACTCGCGAGGCGTGCCCTGGAAGCCGGCCAGTTGCGCGCCGCGATTTCGTCGGGACGCGGTTCGGGCCGGAGAGCTTCTTAGAAAACAAGAAGGGCTTGCGGCATATGCTCGCAAGCCCTTGCATTTGATTGGTGCGCCCGACAGGGATCGAACCTGTGACATTCAGCTTAGGAAGCTAGTACTTCCACATCCAAGACAGTCTCAGGTTATTTTGAAGATAAAAATAAATCACAACAATTTCAATGAACTAGGCAGATTCATTGTCTCATGAGATCTAGTATCGTCCCATATGAGCGTACCATTTTGTCGGGGTACATGTCGGGGTACAGCTTCCTCCTTGAGGGCATGGGTATGGCAAACGAAAACAGGTTGACCGAAAAAACGCTAAAAGCGATCAAGACCGCACAGCACGGTGAGCGCGTCAATGACGGTGGCGGACTGGTTGGACAAGTACGCGGCAGTGGCAGCGTGAGTGTGTCATTCGTCTACCAATTCCGCAGTCCTGATACCAGCAAGCAGCGTGAAATCGGTTGCGGAGCTTGGCCCGTTGACTCGTTGGCAGAAATCCGCGCACGTCGAAACACCTACCGCGAGCAGGTGCGGAACAAGATCGACCCCATCGAACTACGTCGCCAAAACCAAGCCGACCTCGAAGAGGCGAGACGCCAAGAACATAATCGACGCCTCGCCGCTCAGCGCGAAGCCGATGCCGCCGCCAAAGCCGTTGCTGCCGAAGCCGCCGCACCCACGATGAACACGCTGTTCGCGCAGTGGGATGAGCTACACGGTGCAACATTGGATGCTCACTGGAGGGCCGTCCGGCAATCGCACTGGCGGTGTCATGTCGCGCCTGTTATCGGCCTATTGAAAATCAAGGAAGTGGATACCAAGCCGTTGCTGGATCACCTCGATCGTATGCGGCTGGACGGCAATGCGGTGACAGCAAACAAGGTGCTGACGTTGGTGCGGCAAGTTGCCAAATGGGGCAAAGCGCGAGGTTATGTTGCTTCCGGTAGCCCACTGCTAGAGCTTGATCCGCCAACCAAGTCCAAAGACCCTAAGGCGCAACAGAAGGCCGAGAATTTTGATGCCGCTGCATACCTTGCCAAGCATGGTGATGAAGCCATCGGTGAGGACGGCGAGGACGACAAGGCCGGGCGCGCCTTGAGTTTTGCCGAACTGGTGGAGCTGCTTCACAACAAGCTCCCTGCCAGCACGCAAGCCAACACCGGCAAGTCCATGATCTGCTTCATGCTGGCGACCGGAGTGCGTGGCAACCAAGCTGTGCGGTTACGCTGGAACTGGGTGGTGTTGGAAAAGCGACTCATTATTTTTCCGGCAGGCAGCATGAAGGCACGCAAGATGCATCACGTTCACCTGTCCGACTTCGCACTTGAACAGTTGCAGAAAATGGCCGCGATTCGCACTGGCGACTTCGTGTTTCCCGCGCCAATCAAGGAAAACGACCATGTGTTGCGCTCCAATGTTGGCAACGACATCACCGCCAGACAGTTCTACCGGCAAGACGGAGAGAGAGAGAATGCTTATCAAGCTCGGCTTGCCAAACGTCTGAAGTGCCGACGGGCACGGCAGGACCTTGACCGCTACAACCTAAGCGCGGGTAAGTGGACGCTGTACGATCTGCGCCGCACTGCTGCAACACGCTTATGTGAAGTCACCGGCGCGGATTGGGATACCATCAAGCGCGTGCTGGCGCATGCCAACGATCACGGTGTCACAGCACGCTATGTGCGCTTCTCACAATGGGAGGATCGCTGTGCTGCACTCAACGCGCTGGGTACCGCGCAGGCGGAATGCCAAGCCGGTCAATTGCCCGATGTTGCCAAAGCTAGCAATCAGGTGAGGCTGAAGCAAGCTTAGTTCCAAAAACCCGCCATATTGCGTTTAGCAGTAAGGCGCCGGCCGCTCAGCGACCCACAATCAGTCCGTGCTCTGGTGCGACCCCCTTCATCACTCCCATAATTCCAGAAAATTTCAGCCACATATCACTCAAGCAGAGTAGCCAAGGACTCACGATCCGCGACCATGCGCTGCCTGCAGTGGCACTGATTGCCCTGCTCCCCTCATCCAACCCCGGCCCTGTGCCGGGGTTTTTGCTTTCTGGAGCCCCTCATGTCCCATCTCGTTGAATCCATGGCTTTCGTTCGTGAAGCGCCTTGGCATGGTTTAGGCAATCAGTTGTCGGCACATCAACCCATCGATGTCTGGCAGCGTGAGGCCGGTATGGACTGGTCAATCGATCAGAGCGATGTGCTGTTCAACGTGGCCAGTGATGGCATGCACATCCGTACCCATGCCGATTCGAAGGTGTTGTACCGCTCGGATACGCTAGCACCGTTGTCGGTGGTGTCGAAGCGCTATCAGGTGGTGCAGCCGGCTGAGGTGCTGCACTTCTATAACGACCTGGTTGCGGCTGGTGGTTTCGAGCTCGAGACGGCCGGCGTGCTGAAGGGCGGGCGCAAGTTGTGGGCGTTGGCCCGCACCGGTCAGGATGCGTTGATTCGCGGCGGTGACAAGGTCAAGGCCTATCTGCTGCTGGCGACCAGTTGCGATGGCACCTTGTGCACGACGGCACAGTTCACGTCGGTGCGGGTGGTCTGCAACAACACGCTGCAGATGGTCGTCGGCGATCGCTCCGGTGCGGTGAAGGTGCCGCACTCGACCCGATTCGATCCGGCTGCGGTGAAGGAGGCGCTGGGTCTGGGGCTGTCGGGCTGGGAGGCGTTCATCACCAATATCAAGCAACTGGCGCAACGGCCGGTGTCGGCGATCGAGGCGACGTCATTCTTCGGCGAATTGCTGGACGAGCAGGTGCACGATGTCGCCGGTGTGCCCGCATCCAGGGCGATGCAACAGCTCACTGCTTTGTATAGCGGCGCCGGTATGGGCTCGCTGTTGCCGGGTTCACGCGGTACAGCCTGGGGCTTGCTGAATGCGGTCACCGAGTATGTCGATCATCAACGTCGTGCCCGTTCGCAGGATCATCGGCTGGATTCAGCCTGGTTCGGTCAGGGTGCACAGCTGAAGGGCAAGGCACTGCAGCAAGCAGCGGCCTTGCTGGCCTGAGCCGTCTGCGCTGGAGACGATTCATGCCTTCGACGACATTGCCTGTGCGACTGATCCACTTGCCGCCCAATCTTGCTTATCTCTGTGTGCAGGCCGAACTGCAGCAGCTGCTGGCCCGGCACAGCTGGGGCTGCGGTTTCCGTAGCTTGTCACCGCCGCCGGGTATGTATCTGACCTTGCATCATGGCCGGCATGCCAAAGACGAGGAACTCGACGACTGGGGGTTCGACGGACCACGCATCGGTCCCATCGATTGGGCGCACATCACCTACCTGGATTCGATCAATCTGGGTTTCAGCGATGGTGGCGAGACCGGCCCGATGTACGGCGCCGATCCGCTGCGCTTCGAGCAGGACATGCTGTTTTATGCCGGTTGCTGGTACGGCGACTGGGAGATCCAGTGGTTGGGGGCCAAGCCCGCAGCGTAACCGGTGCGGGCTGTCCTTTGTGTCCTTGGTCTCTCGCTCTTCTTGTTCTCATTCATTGCCCGGCTTTGCGCCGGGCATTTTTGTTTCTGGAGGTGCTATGCGCAATTCATCAGGCCAAGCCTTGCGGCTGGCATCGACGGTCGGGCTCGACCGGGAGCAATGGTTGCAGTTGCGGCTGCGGGGCATCGGCTCAAGCGATGCCGCTGCAGCGGTGGGTTTGTCGCCGTACAAGAGTGCCTTGTCCTTGTGGCTGGAGAAGACCCGGCGCAAGGCGCCGGACGATCTGTCCTTGAAGGAGGCGGTGATCTGGGGGCAAGTGCTGGAACCGGTACTGGCGAACGTCTATGCCGAGCGTACCGGTGCGCGGGTGCGACGGGTGAATGCGGTACTGCAGCATCCGGAGCATCGTTTCATGCTGGCGAATCTGGATCGGGCCGTGGTCGCCGGACCGGACGGTGCGGGGATTCTGGAGATCAAGACCGCCGGTTACCAAAGTGCACCGCAGTGGGAGGATGGCATTCCGGTGGCGTACCAATGCCAGGTGTTGCATCAGTTGGCGGTGACCGGGCATGCCTGGGCCGATGTGGCGGTACTGATCGGCGGGCAGGATTTCCGGATCTACCGGGTGGAACGCGATGAGGAGCGGATCGCCGATCTGGTCGCGCGTGAAGCTGCGTTCTGGCAGTGCGTGGCGTCGGATACCCAGCCGTCACCCGATGGCTCGGCTGATGCGGGCTCGGCGTTGCAGTGGCTGTTTCCGCACGACGATGGTCAGGTGGTGGATCTGTCGGACTCGCCGGAGTTCAACGACATGTTCGCGACGCTGTTGCAGTTGAAGCAACGACGGGAAGCGATCGAGACCCAGGTCGCGGTGTTGCAGCAGCGCATTCAGCACGTCCTGGGTTCGGCGACCGGTGCCTTGTTCAGTACTGGCCGGGTGAGCTGGAAGCGCAGCAAGGATCGCGTTGCTGCGGACATGGAACGATTGTCTACCGAGCATCCCGAGCTGTTACAGCAATACACCAAACCGATCGCCGGAACCCGACGCTTTCTGATCCAACCCACCCGGCCTTGAGCCGGGTTTTTTGTTTATGGAGATTGTGATGATCAAAGGACTCGCGATTACCCCGCCGGTGATCGGGCGGATCAGCATCGGCCATCTGGTCGAGAAGAACGGCAAGTGGCTGCCGGAGAAGGATGACGGTTTCACGTTGACGACGCAGGTGCAGACCCGTGAAGGCTGGGTCTTGCATCCATTGCATCAGCCACTGGCCGAGGCCAGTCCGAACCGGAAACTGCGGGCGATTCCGGTGCGGCTGTTGTTCAACGACAGTGCGCTGAATCTGCGGGCGGAGTTCAGTGCGTTCGACCGGAGCAGCGGTCGGCCGTTGTGTGTCGGCAATGGCGAGTGTGCCAAGCGCGTCACCGGCGAAGGGATCGAGGAGCTGGCGTGCCCGACACCGGAGCACTGCCCGTTCGCCAAGGCGACGGGCTGCAAGCTGTATGGGCGCCTGAACGTGCAGGTCGAAGGTCAGAACGATGCGCTGGGGAGCTTCATCTTCCGCACCACCGGCTACAACTCAGTGCGGACGCTGGCAGCACGGTTGCAGTATTTCGAGGCGGTCAGTGGCGGCAACACCAAGCATCTGCCGTTGATGTTGCGGCTACGGGCCAAGAGCACGACCCAGTCACATCGGGCGCCGGTGTTCTTCGTCGACCTGACCTTGCGAGATGACGACAGCCTGGCCGAGGCGGTGTGCTTTGCCCGGGATGAGGCCTTGCGGCATCAGCAGGCCGGCGTCGATACGGCGCAGCTGGAAGCGACGGCACGCACGCTGTTGCAAAACGGCCAGTTCGAGGACAGCGCCGAGGAGCTACCGCAGGTGCTGGAAGAGTTCTATCCGGTGCAGGACGAAGGGGCTTTGAACGCGACCAGCACTTCGGCAATCGATCAGCCCCTGGCTTCAGGCTGCGCCCCTACTGCAACGAAGCCGGCGCCACGAACACCAGCGCGTTCTACCCGGCTCACTGCCCAGCTCGGCAAGCCGGCCGAACCGACGGCGGGTGCAATGCCCGCCAATGGCTGACTGCCGTTATCGGCAAGGGCACTAACGCTTGCCGAGTCCTTCAGCCAGGCGTTCGACGATCTCCAGTACCAGCGTCCGGTCCTGCGCATCCAGCCGGTCGAGCAAGCGGTCCAGGTGTTGCGCCTGATCCTGCGCCCGCGGGCTGACCTCGTGCAGCAGGTCGGCGATGTCGCAGTCGAAGATCGCTGCCAGTTCGGCCAGTCGCGCCACGGTCGGCATGCCTTTGCCGCGCTCGATCCGCGACACGGCTTCGTTGCCGATCTTCAGCCGTTCGGCGACCTGTTCCTGGGTCAGCCCGGTCGCTTGCCGGCGCCGGGCAATGGCTTTGCCGATGGTCTGTTGCAGGGCCTTGACGTCGATCGCGTCCATCTCACCTCCTGATCAACCTGAATAGTTGATTGCCAACGCGTTGACAGGAAGGTGTTGCAAAGTTGAAATACAACTCAATAGGTTGATATGCAACTTACGTTGCACATCCACTCCCCCACTTTGACTTTGCCTGCGTCCACTCACTTCAATCACTACGAGGGTTTTGACATGTCTGTACAGCAACGACTCCTGAAATCCCTGCTGATCTGCTTCGGGATTTTCCTGTTCATCCACTTGCTCATCCTGTTCAACCCCAATGTCCGGTTGGGCTTCTTCGGTCATCTGGTCTCGCTGCTGGTCGGCAGCGGTTTCACCGCCGTGGGGATGTTCGCCGGCGACAGCTTCCGCCGCTTCGTGCATCCCGACCTGATCATGGCGCGTGACAGCATCGACATGCTGCGCAAGCGGGTCTTCTGGCTGGTCGGGCCGCAAGCGATCGGCTGGTTTGTCGGTTATCTGGCGTACACCGGGTTCATGCGCAACGTCATGGGGCTGGCAATGTGATGCAGCGCCCATTGGAGGATCAAGCGGGAGATCCGACGCATCCCGCCCAGTCGGTCGCCCCATTGCCGGAGGGTGTACCGCTCGCAGAAGCCGTGCTGGCCGATCTGGCCCGACATGTTCGCCTTGATGCCGAACAGTTGCAGGTCTTGCGCGAACGGATCTTCGCCGTCGTG
This window of the Jeongeupia sp. USM3 genome carries:
- the cysG gene encoding siroheme synthase CysG; the encoded protein is MDYFPLFLNLRRQRCLIVGGGDVALRKARLLLAAGAELIVVSPDLADELAALRDRGEITHAQREFDQADIDGMRLVIAATDDEAVNAQVHAECEARNVLVNVVDTPEKCRFIVPSIIDRAPLMVAISTGGAAPVLARQLRARIEATLPHGYGVLARLAGALRERVKTRFGDERARRRFWETALEGPAAEKALAGNEAGAMAELEQRLAHSDAAALQRGAVYLVGAGPGNPDLLTFRALRLMQQADVVLYDNLVAPAIIELVRRDAERIYVGKKSNNHALPQEDINRLLVKLALDGKTVLRLKGGDPFIFGRGGEEIEELAAAGVDFEVVPGITSASGASCYAGIPLTHRDHAQSVTFVTGHRRGDAIELDWPRLVSPSETVVIYMGVKQAPHICEQLIAHGRDAGTPAAIVEKATTAEQRVLTGTLASLPALITRHGIKPPALIIVGSVVSLHGKLGWRAPSA
- a CDS encoding glycosyl hydrolase family 8, which gives rise to MLPRLKRTVVLMLAVGQFALFPASPALAYVAGTITPAVVDQYQMLNQVDTAYSAWKARYLRQDPQDGGRLYVWFGADTGKQVVSEGQGFGMLAVTHMAARDPQARATFDALFRYYRAHPTLNSPWLMAWAQSLSGNRLVDTDGQSSATDGDLDAAYALLLADRIWGSGGAINYRDEALKTINALMDKVVNQSEWTLKLGDWVSDADATYGKGLRGSDLMFNHLRAFHEATGDARWRSVLDKSYAIADSVFRAHGPNTGLLPDFIVKQGGDYRPAPAGFLEGANDGNYSWNNCRVPWRLSLDYLINGDTRALPLLQALNRWVSTTATGGDPGRIYGGYTLDGTALNPYFQMAFAAPFAVSATIESGNQAWLNALWTRIAAAPVNEYYSDSIRLLSMIAVAGLWQQPKYTATPTPTPTPTPTPTPTPTPTPTPTPTPTPTPTPTPSACTAPAWVAGTAYNGGATVSYNGRSYSAKWWTQNENPAGNAGEGKPWKDLGTCSTVPTPAPSPTPTPTPTPTPTPTPTPTPTPTPTPTPTPTPTPTPTPTPTPTPTPTPTPTPTPTPSGGSCPAPWQEGSAYQVGTLVEYGGVRYQATVSHVAHVGAGWAPATTPSLWSNKGACR
- a CDS encoding tyrosine-type recombinase/integrase → MSGYSFLLEGMGMANENRLTEKTLKAIKTAQHGERVNDGGGLVGQVRGSGSVSVSFVYQFRSPDTSKQREIGCGAWPVDSLAEIRARRNTYREQVRNKIDPIELRRQNQADLEEARRQEHNRRLAAQREADAAAKAVAAEAAAPTMNTLFAQWDELHGATLDAHWRAVRQSHWRCHVAPVIGLLKIKEVDTKPLLDHLDRMRLDGNAVTANKVLTLVRQVAKWGKARGYVASGSPLLELDPPTKSKDPKAQQKAENFDAAAYLAKHGDEAIGEDGEDDKAGRALSFAELVELLHNKLPASTQANTGKSMICFMLATGVRGNQAVRLRWNWVVLEKRLIIFPAGSMKARKMHHVHLSDFALEQLQKMAAIRTGDFVFPAPIKENDHVLRSNVGNDITARQFYRQDGERENAYQARLAKRLKCRRARQDLDRYNLSAGKWTLYDLRRTAATRLCEVTGADWDTIKRVLAHANDHGVTARYVRFSQWEDRCAALNALGTAQAECQAGQLPDVAKASNQVRLKQA
- a CDS encoding DUF932 domain-containing protein, with the translated sequence MSHLVESMAFVREAPWHGLGNQLSAHQPIDVWQREAGMDWSIDQSDVLFNVASDGMHIRTHADSKVLYRSDTLAPLSVVSKRYQVVQPAEVLHFYNDLVAAGGFELETAGVLKGGRKLWALARTGQDALIRGGDKVKAYLLLATSCDGTLCTTAQFTSVRVVCNNTLQMVVGDRSGAVKVPHSTRFDPAAVKEALGLGLSGWEAFITNIKQLAQRPVSAIEATSFFGELLDEQVHDVAGVPASRAMQQLTALYSGAGMGSLLPGSRGTAWGLLNAVTEYVDHQRRARSQDHRLDSAWFGQGAQLKGKALQQAAALLA
- a CDS encoding YqaJ viral recombinase family protein yields the protein MRNSSGQALRLASTVGLDREQWLQLRLRGIGSSDAAAAVGLSPYKSALSLWLEKTRRKAPDDLSLKEAVIWGQVLEPVLANVYAERTGARVRRVNAVLQHPEHRFMLANLDRAVVAGPDGAGILEIKTAGYQSAPQWEDGIPVAYQCQVLHQLAVTGHAWADVAVLIGGQDFRIYRVERDEERIADLVAREAAFWQCVASDTQPSPDGSADAGSALQWLFPHDDGQVVDLSDSPEFNDMFATLLQLKQRREAIETQVAVLQQRIQHVLGSATGALFSTGRVSWKRSKDRVAADMERLSTEHPELLQQYTKPIAGTRRFLIQPTRP
- a CDS encoding helix-turn-helix domain-containing protein, whose translation is MDAIDVKALQQTIGKAIARRRQATGLTQEQVAERLKIGNEAVSRIERGKGMPTVARLAELAAIFDCDIADLLHEVSPRAQDQAQHLDRLLDRLDAQDRTLVLEIVERLAEGLGKR